The Salinispora tropica CNB-440 genome has a window encoding:
- the lepB gene encoding signal peptidase I, with amino-acid sequence MIDEQTDKSRNSFWKELPILLGVAILVAVLVRAFVLQTFFIPSPSMENTLQIDDRVLVNKLVYDFRSPKRGEVVVFKAPTSWSGNPDGEDFIKRVIGIGGDHVVCCDEQGRITINGVALDEPYLYSVGGERDQPADQDFDVTVPRGRLWVMGDHRSASGDSLQHWQQSGEDVQEATIPEDRLVGRAFTIFWPLDRARWLSVPEQYGPIPRPGT; translated from the coding sequence GTGATTGACGAGCAGACCGACAAGTCCCGCAACTCCTTCTGGAAGGAGCTGCCAATTCTCCTGGGCGTGGCGATTCTGGTCGCGGTGCTGGTACGTGCCTTTGTGCTGCAGACCTTCTTCATCCCGTCGCCGTCGATGGAGAACACCCTCCAGATCGACGATCGGGTGCTGGTCAACAAGCTGGTGTACGACTTCCGCTCGCCGAAACGAGGCGAGGTGGTCGTCTTCAAGGCGCCGACCTCGTGGAGCGGCAACCCGGACGGTGAGGACTTCATCAAGCGGGTCATCGGCATCGGCGGCGACCACGTGGTCTGCTGCGACGAGCAGGGGCGGATCACGATCAACGGGGTTGCCCTGGACGAGCCCTACCTCTACTCCGTCGGCGGCGAGCGGGACCAGCCCGCCGACCAGGACTTCGATGTGACCGTCCCACGGGGGCGACTGTGGGTGATGGGCGACCACCGGTCAGCCTCGGGCGACTCGTTGCAGCACTGGCAGCAGTCGGGGGAGGACGTCCAGGAGGCGACCATCCCCGAGGATCGTCTCGTCGGCCGCGCCTTCACGATCTTCTGGCCGCTGGACCGGGCGCGCTGGCTGAGCGTGCCCGAGCAGTACGGCCCCATTCCCCGACCCGGAACCTGA
- a CDS encoding DUF2469 domain-containing protein: MSAEDLEKYETEMELQLYREYRDIVRQFSYVVETERRFYLANQVDLHVRNSDGEVYFEVEMHDAWVWDMYRPARFVKNVRVMTFKDVNVEELEKPDISLPADSGFGS, translated from the coding sequence ATGAGCGCGGAAGATCTCGAAAAGTACGAGACGGAGATGGAGCTGCAGCTCTACCGGGAGTACCGCGACATCGTCCGCCAGTTCTCCTACGTTGTGGAGACCGAGCGTCGGTTCTATCTGGCGAATCAGGTCGACCTGCACGTGCGTAACTCGGACGGTGAGGTCTACTTCGAGGTCGAGATGCATGATGCATGGGTGTGGGACATGTACCGTCCTGCCCGGTTCGTCAAGAACGTCCGGGTAATGACGTTCAAGGACGTCAATGTGGAGGAGCTGGAGAAGCCGGATATCTCGCTGCCGGCTGATTCGGGGTTCGGCAGCTGA
- a CDS encoding nucleoside hydrolase — protein sequence MSMGLTTGARNGMSTSVPDIDDSYALALALANGVDVRGVVTTMGNSMVKPTMVTAQATVDALGADVPVVQGAEVWLPVEAQQTTGGVDLTGTCVNDGVRFMADQLRETGGLTILAIGPLTDVACLAMNFPEEAALISRIVALVGSKPTTVFELFGTPLVDFNYIMDPRAEQVILEETNIPFTAITFDLSSLAPIPIPELERLASSSDPLARFYGESSMPRLEMLKEIDFGPAYPIFDAAAAWHLIRPQDQVCQQAGYRLQTGSPATAQAGETDIYDWFSPEITETRQVLSCTGFTSKEAAGRYQNAILRAVGGVGWSDQDVPLNDESPLRTDEWAAPTEERAARTDERAAPTDEGTLPTDEGVGRIDEGADRAPW from the coding sequence ATGTCGATGGGGTTGACCACGGGGGCCCGAAATGGAATGTCCACCTCGGTCCCTGACATCGATGACTCGTACGCGCTCGCCCTTGCGCTGGCCAACGGGGTTGATGTGCGAGGTGTGGTGACAACCATGGGAAACTCGATGGTCAAACCGACCATGGTTACCGCCCAGGCAACAGTTGACGCCCTCGGTGCGGATGTGCCCGTGGTGCAAGGGGCAGAGGTCTGGTTGCCGGTAGAGGCCCAGCAGACCACCGGTGGCGTGGATCTGACCGGTACCTGCGTCAACGATGGCGTCCGGTTCATGGCCGACCAGCTGCGGGAGACGGGCGGGTTGACGATCCTGGCGATCGGTCCGTTGACCGACGTGGCGTGTCTGGCCATGAACTTTCCGGAAGAGGCCGCCCTCATCTCCCGGATTGTCGCCCTCGTCGGCAGTAAGCCGACGACAGTGTTCGAGCTGTTCGGGACCCCGTTGGTTGACTTCAACTACATTATGGACCCTCGTGCCGAGCAGGTCATACTAGAGGAAACGAACATTCCTTTCACGGCCATCACCTTCGACCTCTCCTCTCTGGCGCCGATCCCGATCCCGGAATTGGAGCGGTTGGCCAGTAGCTCGGACCCGCTCGCACGTTTCTACGGCGAGTCGTCGATGCCACGCCTGGAGATGCTGAAGGAGATAGACTTCGGTCCTGCATATCCGATCTTTGACGCCGCCGCCGCATGGCATCTCATTCGGCCGCAAGACCAGGTATGTCAGCAGGCCGGATATCGACTGCAGACCGGATCGCCGGCAACGGCGCAGGCCGGAGAGACGGATATCTACGACTGGTTCTCGCCCGAGATCACCGAAACTCGGCAGGTTCTTTCGTGTACGGGCTTCACGAGTAAGGAAGCGGCAGGCCGCTACCAGAACGCGATCCTTCGGGCCGTTGGCGGAGTTGGATGGTCCGATCAGGACGTCCCCCTGAACGATGAGAGCCCCCTGCGGACCGACGAATGGGCCGCGCCGACCGAGGAGCGCGCCGCGCGGACCGATGAGCGGGCTGCGCCGACCGACGAGGGCACGTTGCCGACCGATGAGGGCGTCGGGCGGATTGACGAGGGTGCCGACCGGGCGCCCTGGTGA
- a CDS encoding ribonuclease HII, whose protein sequence is MLTPPRTVVRRDGGLYALERALQRRGFRQVAGADEAGRGACAGPLVAAAAILPPGRRGEVDGLADSKLLTPASRERVYAEVIARASAYAVVVIPAAEVDLRGLHVCNLAAMRRALASLATPPEYVLTDGFGVDGLDVPGLAVWKGDRVAACVAAASVLAKVTRDRIMVELDLEFPGYGFAEHKGYITAEHSAALRERGPCPEHRFSYVNVATVSGRQGAPPRARRPLVAEADEAMERAGVVKGTVGVALGERPWAGASVGNDVAMEGGMG, encoded by the coding sequence GTGCTGACGCCGCCGCGTACCGTGGTCCGCCGTGACGGCGGGCTCTACGCGCTGGAGCGTGCCCTGCAACGACGCGGATTTCGGCAGGTGGCCGGCGCCGACGAGGCCGGCAGGGGCGCCTGCGCCGGCCCTCTGGTGGCCGCCGCTGCCATCCTGCCCCCGGGGCGGCGAGGGGAAGTCGACGGGCTCGCCGACTCCAAGCTCCTCACCCCGGCCAGCCGAGAGCGGGTGTACGCGGAGGTCATCGCCCGGGCGTCGGCGTACGCGGTGGTGGTGATCCCGGCGGCGGAGGTCGACCTGCGCGGACTGCACGTGTGCAACCTCGCGGCGATGCGTCGTGCGTTGGCGTCGCTTGCCACCCCACCGGAGTACGTGCTGACCGACGGCTTCGGGGTGGATGGTCTGGACGTACCCGGGTTGGCGGTCTGGAAAGGTGACCGGGTAGCGGCCTGTGTGGCGGCAGCCAGCGTGCTGGCCAAGGTCACCCGAGATCGGATCATGGTGGAGCTGGACCTGGAGTTCCCCGGTTACGGGTTCGCGGAGCACAAGGGCTACATCACTGCCGAGCACTCGGCTGCGCTGCGGGAACGTGGGCCGTGCCCGGAACACCGGTTTTCGTACGTCAATGTCGCCACCGTGTCCGGCCGGCAGGGGGCTCCGCCCCGAGCTCGTCGACCGCTGGTCGCCGAGGCCGACGAGGCGATGGAACGCGCTGGGGTGGTAAAGGGTACCGTCGGCGTGGCGTTGGGCGAGCGGCCCTGGGCTGGGGCGTCGGTGGGGAATGATGTGGCCATGGAAGGCGGGATGGGATGA
- the lepB gene encoding signal peptidase I, with translation MVQTRDEDGAVDPRRRRARRRRRPMPLWQELPLLLTVAFCLAVLIRTFLLQAFFIPSSSMTETLLVGDRVLVNKVVYDVRDPVRGEVVVFRGTERWAAPLDEESETGFLRRLTATFGDLVGVGGPGEKDFIKRVIGLPGDRVSCCDEQGRVLVNGMGINEPYVWRDSPLDLPPNPGECRARRFDEVIVPPGQLFVLGDNRLVSQDARCQGPVPIDNVVGRAFGVVWPSSRWGALSTPETFANVPASVGFPTSGPPPVAPSPEGGVLLLLPLPAAWLSSRAFRPVPPSSAT, from the coding sequence GTGGTGCAGACGCGCGACGAGGACGGCGCGGTCGACCCGCGGCGTCGCCGGGCCCGGCGACGCCGCCGCCCGATGCCGCTCTGGCAGGAGTTGCCGCTGCTGCTGACGGTCGCGTTCTGCCTCGCGGTGCTGATCCGTACCTTCCTGCTTCAGGCGTTCTTCATTCCCTCCAGCTCGATGACGGAGACGCTCCTCGTCGGGGACCGGGTGCTGGTCAACAAGGTCGTCTACGACGTACGGGACCCGGTGCGGGGAGAGGTGGTGGTCTTCCGCGGCACCGAGCGGTGGGCCGCCCCACTCGACGAGGAGTCCGAGACCGGGTTCCTACGCCGGCTCACCGCCACCTTCGGCGACCTGGTGGGGGTCGGCGGCCCCGGCGAGAAGGACTTCATCAAGCGGGTCATCGGGCTACCGGGTGACCGGGTGAGCTGCTGCGACGAGCAGGGGCGGGTGCTCGTCAACGGCATGGGCATCAACGAGCCGTACGTGTGGCGCGACTCGCCGCTGGACCTCCCGCCGAATCCGGGTGAGTGCCGCGCGCGTCGCTTCGACGAGGTGATCGTCCCGCCTGGGCAGCTCTTCGTGCTGGGCGACAACCGGCTGGTCTCCCAGGACGCCCGCTGTCAGGGCCCGGTGCCGATCGACAATGTGGTCGGACGGGCGTTCGGCGTGGTATGGCCATCGTCGCGGTGGGGCGCACTCTCCACACCGGAGACCTTCGCGAACGTTCCGGCCTCGGTGGGTTTCCCGACCAGCGGGCCACCGCCGGTCGCGCCGAGCCCCGAGGGTGGCGTGCTGCTGCTCCTTCCGCTTCCGGCCGCGTGGCTCAGTTCTCGCGCGTTCCGTCCGGTGCCGCCCAGCTCGGCAACGTAG
- a CDS encoding M23 family metallopeptidase has translation MEPSPILAIVLSAGLVTTPAVPASPLVEPMSPVVGPTLPGVGSTPAAAGSPSRRVVPTFRWPLPGEPPVVRRFDPPPQPWLPGHRGVDLAAGAGTPVLSAGDGVVTFAGAVAGRPVVTVGHANGLRTTYEPVHPVVEVGTPVLAGVPIGRLRAGHPGCAAPACLHWGLRRGDTYLDPLALLGRGPVRLLPLDGALR, from the coding sequence ATGGAGCCGTCACCGATCCTCGCCATTGTGCTCAGCGCCGGGCTGGTCACCACGCCCGCCGTGCCCGCATCGCCGTTGGTGGAGCCCATGTCGCCCGTGGTGGGGCCCACGTTGCCTGGGGTTGGTTCCACGCCGGCTGCAGCGGGTTCCCCATCGCGCCGGGTGGTCCCGACCTTCCGGTGGCCGCTGCCGGGGGAGCCGCCGGTCGTGCGGCGGTTCGACCCACCGCCGCAGCCCTGGTTGCCCGGCCACCGCGGCGTTGACCTGGCTGCCGGAGCCGGTACGCCAGTGTTGTCGGCGGGCGACGGTGTGGTCACCTTCGCCGGTGCCGTGGCCGGCCGTCCAGTGGTCACGGTGGGGCACGCCAATGGCCTACGGACCACCTACGAGCCGGTGCACCCCGTCGTTGAGGTTGGCACTCCGGTCCTGGCTGGAGTGCCGATCGGTCGTCTGCGGGCCGGGCACCCGGGCTGCGCGGCTCCAGCATGCCTGCACTGGGGTCTGCGCCGAGGCGACACCTATCTGGACCCGTTGGCGCTGCTCGGTCGGGGGCCGGTGCGGCTGCTGCCACTCGATGGGGCGCTTCGGTAG